A portion of the Pedobacter cryoconitis genome contains these proteins:
- a CDS encoding glycerophosphodiester phosphodiesterase has translation MNWNNNKVIAHRGAFKKNNLPENSIASLKEAIRLKCYGSEFDVHLTKDNFIVVNHDEDFQGIPIATSTYAELRQKTLHNGEYLPTLEAYLKEGMKQEHTKLILEIKVAANLSRTLALTDAVFGMVQKIQAGAWVEYISFSYEALLRILQHDPAANTAFLAEINDELPVETLKKDHILQADYDFNIYQTGDWFNRAHRLGMTINAWTVNDKKDMLTLLENKIDFITTNEPELLLNLLS, from the coding sequence ATGAACTGGAACAACAATAAAGTAATTGCCCATCGTGGTGCTTTTAAAAAGAATAACCTGCCTGAAAATTCAATAGCTTCCTTAAAAGAAGCGATCAGGTTAAAATGTTACGGATCTGAATTCGATGTACATCTCACTAAAGACAATTTTATTGTCGTAAATCATGATGAAGATTTTCAGGGGATCCCGATTGCAACTTCCACTTATGCTGAGTTGAGGCAAAAAACGCTACACAATGGGGAATACCTTCCAACTCTGGAAGCTTACCTGAAGGAAGGTATGAAACAAGAACACACGAAATTGATCCTGGAAATTAAAGTTGCTGCAAACCTTTCGCGTACTTTAGCACTGACTGATGCCGTGTTCGGAATGGTGCAAAAAATACAGGCCGGAGCGTGGGTAGAATATATTAGTTTTAGCTATGAAGCACTGTTGCGGATATTACAACATGATCCAGCCGCAAATACCGCATTTCTGGCTGAAATCAATGATGAACTTCCTGTTGAAACCTTAAAAAAAGATCACATTTTGCAGGCCGATTATGACTTCAATATTTACCAGACAGGAGACTGGTTTAACCGCGCCCATCGCTTGGGAATGACAATTAACGCGTGGACCGTTAATGATAAAAAAGATATGTTAACCTTACTGGAAAACAAGATCGATTTTATCACCACTAACGAGCCCGAATTATTGCTTAACTTACTAAGTTAA
- a CDS encoding response regulator, with protein sequence MENVSFGKKQILIVDDEPSILKLLNFILSKQYVVHAKESGYKAHLWLEEGNFPDIIILDLHMPHFDGTSFLKSIKISGYYREIPVIILSAAEDLDKIVANLPFKVEAHFPKPFNPESLKMEIARVLATLTTAI encoded by the coding sequence ATGGAAAATGTCTCATTTGGTAAAAAGCAAATTTTAATAGTTGATGATGAGCCAAGTATCTTAAAATTACTGAACTTCATCCTGTCAAAACAGTATGTTGTCCATGCTAAGGAGAGCGGATACAAAGCTCATCTATGGTTGGAAGAAGGAAATTTTCCTGATATCATTATTCTGGATTTGCACATGCCTCATTTTGATGGTACTTCTTTTCTGAAAAGTATTAAGATCAGTGGTTATTACCGGGAAATCCCTGTTATAATTTTATCGGCAGCAGAAGATCTGGATAAAATTGTTGCAAATTTGCCGTTCAAAGTAGAAGCACATTTCCCAAAACCATTTAATCCGGAGAGTTTAAAAATGGAAATTGCCAGAGTTTTAGCCACATTAACAACTGCTATTTAA
- a CDS encoding FecR family protein, which translates to MKDEGEDEVQVSSHQLKLEVEEQQRKKMFLSGYRFWLKTGVVFLFFCAGAWLYSSRFSTQELFFLTKGTIQADTLADGSVIVLNKHSLLRYPEKFKGSQRQVWLTKGETFFQVSPVQEKSFIIQTSSTTIKVAGASFNVKNRKGSIEIIVEKGKVQVSKGGQMSTLNAGEKVLIKQSSSQLIKVNNTDQLYTYYRTGGFNAGGVPLWRMVEVLNEVYNSPVVIGRKGLNNRLLTGTFKNVSLEAVLAAICRNTGCAIKTKNNQVILILNILLNSYFS; encoded by the coding sequence ATGAAAGATGAAGGGGAAGATGAGGTACAGGTTTCCTCACATCAGTTAAAACTGGAAGTAGAAGAGCAGCAAAGGAAGAAAATGTTCCTTTCAGGCTATCGGTTCTGGTTAAAAACAGGCGTAGTATTTCTGTTTTTTTGCGCAGGAGCATGGCTGTATTCCAGCCGGTTTTCTACACAGGAACTTTTTTTTCTGACTAAAGGAACAATACAGGCAGATACATTAGCTGATGGATCGGTCATTGTGCTGAATAAACACAGCCTATTGCGCTACCCTGAAAAGTTTAAAGGTAGTCAGCGCCAGGTCTGGTTAACAAAAGGAGAGACTTTCTTCCAGGTTTCCCCAGTGCAGGAAAAATCATTTATTATTCAAACCAGCAGTACCACAATCAAAGTGGCCGGAGCTTCTTTTAATGTAAAAAACAGAAAGGGCAGTATAGAGATCATTGTTGAAAAAGGAAAGGTTCAGGTGAGCAAAGGTGGTCAAATGAGCACGCTTAATGCCGGAGAGAAAGTCCTGATTAAACAGAGTTCATCTCAATTGATAAAAGTTAACAATACCGACCAACTGTATACTTATTACCGGACTGGCGGATTTAACGCCGGAGGTGTGCCGTTATGGAGAATGGTTGAGGTTTTAAATGAAGTCTACAACAGTCCTGTTGTCATTGGCAGAAAAGGGTTGAATAACAGGTTATTAACCGGGACTTTTAAAAATGTATCTCTGGAAGCCGTTCTGGCTGCCATCTGCCGCAATACTGGTTGCGCTATCAAGACAAAAAACAATCAGGTCATTCTTATACTGAACATTCTGCTGAACTCTTATTTTTCATGA
- a CDS encoding NAD(P)H-dependent oxidoreductase, whose translation MENQKIFVINGGQVFGHSGGRFNNTIFNATLNFFKSQPGFEIRSTDINDEYDPAQEVENYVWADVVIYHTPIWWFQVPHGLKKYIDVVFTEGHQKGIYRSDGRSSANPDINYGTGGSLHGKKYMVTSSWNAPATAFTLPGEFFDQRSVDNGVLFGFHRMNAFTGMQPLAGIHFHDVEKNADIVNDMKLYQEHLTNTFINQKQEHECLSNSNN comes from the coding sequence ATGGAAAATCAAAAAATATTTGTGATCAACGGAGGACAAGTTTTCGGACACTCCGGAGGTCGTTTTAACAACACAATTTTCAATGCAACATTAAACTTCTTTAAAAGTCAGCCTGGATTTGAAATCAGGTCAACCGATATCAATGATGAATATGATCCAGCACAGGAAGTTGAAAACTATGTATGGGCCGATGTAGTCATTTACCATACGCCTATCTGGTGGTTTCAGGTACCCCATGGCTTAAAAAAATATATTGACGTTGTATTTACTGAAGGTCACCAGAAAGGGATCTACAGAAGCGATGGCCGCTCTTCGGCCAATCCGGACATTAATTACGGAACTGGTGGCTCTTTACATGGCAAAAAATATATGGTAACTTCTTCGTGGAATGCACCAGCTACTGCTTTCACTTTGCCTGGTGAGTTTTTCGATCAGCGCAGTGTAGATAATGGCGTATTGTTTGGTTTTCACCGGATGAATGCTTTTACAGGAATGCAGCCATTAGCTGGTATCCATTTTCACGATGTAGAGAAGAATGCTGATATTGTAAATGATATGAAATTATATCAGGAACATTTAACCAATACCTTCATTAATCAAAAACAAGAACATGAGTGTTTATCTAACAGCAATAATTAA
- a CDS encoding Dabb family protein, with the protein MIAHHVLFWLKADTTADQKNAFRKGLESLEKIETVTKIHIGVPAPIDRAVVDTTYTFSEIVFFEDLAGHDVYQAHPIHIAFLDEFRCFFEKVIIYDAI; encoded by the coding sequence ATGATAGCTCACCACGTTTTATTCTGGTTAAAAGCCGATACCACAGCAGATCAAAAAAATGCATTCAGAAAAGGCCTTGAATCTTTAGAAAAGATAGAAACCGTAACAAAAATACATATTGGGGTTCCTGCACCTATTGACCGCGCAGTTGTGGATACAACTTATACCTTCTCGGAGATTGTATTCTTTGAAGACCTTGCTGGTCATGATGTATACCAGGCTCACCCTATTCATATAGCCTTTTTAGACGAGTTCAGATGCTTCTTCGAAAAGGTTATCATTTACGACGCCATTTAA
- a CDS encoding GlxA family transcriptional regulator gives MIKLGLLLTNQYRLLSVAALLDVFETVNKLYIQDGHPVPFQIDLFCSDDSLLRKPGTYFYGYEPVAIQNSPQQDLILIPSFINEDIQHAIAENYAAVSWLNQQYAAGAELASFCTGAFLLGATGLLNGKIATTHVDACAAFASAFPEVSLQADKTVTQDGRLYTSGGATSSFHLMLHLLQLHCGNSIAIKIAKLFAIDMDRHTQSYFNTFQISRKHNDDLVAMAQQKIEMAYHNTGTIEEMIKDIPASRRNIVRRFKQVTGITLIEYLQQTRIEAAKKLLEQTVEQMTEVIYKSGYNDPKAFRKVFRKTVGMTPSEYRDKFYLGTRA, from the coding sequence ATGATAAAACTTGGTCTTCTCCTGACGAATCAATATAGATTATTAAGCGTAGCTGCTCTACTGGATGTCTTTGAAACAGTCAATAAGCTTTATATTCAGGATGGTCATCCTGTTCCCTTCCAAATTGATTTGTTTTGTAGTGATGACAGTTTGTTGCGTAAACCGGGCACCTATTTTTATGGCTATGAGCCGGTAGCTATTCAAAATTCTCCCCAGCAAGACCTGATTTTGATACCTTCGTTTATCAATGAAGATATCCAGCATGCAATTGCTGAAAACTATGCGGCAGTTAGCTGGTTAAATCAGCAATATGCAGCAGGGGCGGAGCTGGCCAGTTTTTGTACTGGTGCTTTTTTGTTAGGTGCAACAGGGCTGCTCAATGGAAAGATCGCAACGACACATGTTGATGCTTGTGCAGCGTTTGCTTCTGCATTTCCGGAAGTAAGCCTTCAGGCAGATAAAACGGTTACCCAGGACGGCAGGTTATATACAAGCGGTGGGGCAACTTCCAGTTTCCATTTGATGCTGCACCTTTTACAGCTACATTGCGGAAACTCAATCGCCATTAAAATTGCAAAGTTGTTTGCCATAGACATGGACAGACATACACAATCTTATTTCAATACTTTCCAGATTTCAAGAAAACACAATGATGACCTGGTTGCCATGGCGCAGCAGAAAATAGAAATGGCTTATCATAATACCGGAACTATTGAAGAAATGATCAAAGATATCCCTGCCAGCAGGAGAAATATAGTAAGACGCTTCAAACAGGTTACCGGAATTACATTAATTGAATATTTGCAGCAGACCCGTATTGAAGCTGCAAAAAAACTTTTAGAGCAAACCGTTGAGCAGATGACGGAAGTCATTTATAAATCAGGCTATAATGATCCTAAAGCTTTTAGGAAAGTATTCAGAAAAACAGTTGGAATGACACCAAGCGAATACCGGGATAAATTCTATTTAGGAACAAGAGCCTGA
- a CDS encoding sugar transferase, whose amino-acid sequence MDYNYKGIRLVYCGTELSTESAGILGQEYHIFSLDDSSKLEAYLSSLSLFSTPDVIMIEVREKEEEAVFAIIAKIKNNPLTSGLIIVLLAQQHDVKLRARAIKAKIHDLYFLPYQMEDLKDRLNFLIKFKLIKPNIEQLSVIKKQKEYIIPTTKRIFDVVAAGGVLVVLSPILLVVALLIKMDSKGPVIYKSKRVGTGYKIFDFYKFRSMKAGADKELKNLSALNQYADDGSGTNAFMKIKNDPRVTKLGNFLRSSSIDEIPQLLNVLKGDMSLVGNRPLPLYEAEMLTSNEWSMRFLGPSGLTGLWQISKRGKADMSDTERKKLDNFYARNYSVWFDMSIMLKTFPALFQREKV is encoded by the coding sequence ATGGATTATAATTACAAAGGAATAAGGTTGGTTTACTGCGGTACTGAACTTTCAACTGAGTCAGCTGGGATTTTAGGGCAGGAGTATCATATTTTCAGCCTGGATGATTCCTCTAAACTGGAAGCATATTTAAGTTCTTTATCGTTGTTCTCGACACCTGATGTGATTATGATCGAGGTCAGAGAAAAGGAAGAAGAGGCAGTCTTTGCCATTATTGCAAAGATCAAGAATAATCCCTTAACCAGCGGATTGATCATTGTATTGTTAGCACAGCAGCACGATGTGAAATTAAGAGCAAGGGCAATCAAAGCTAAAATACATGATTTGTATTTCCTTCCTTATCAAATGGAAGACCTGAAAGACAGGTTAAATTTCTTAATCAAATTTAAGCTGATCAAGCCGAATATCGAACAGCTTTCCGTAATTAAAAAACAGAAAGAATATATAATCCCTACCACCAAAAGGATTTTTGACGTGGTAGCTGCTGGTGGTGTATTGGTGGTTTTATCACCGATTCTGCTAGTTGTCGCCTTATTGATCAAAATGGATTCTAAAGGCCCTGTAATTTATAAAAGTAAAAGGGTAGGTACAGGTTACAAGATCTTCGACTTTTATAAGTTCAGATCTATGAAAGCCGGTGCAGATAAGGAACTGAAAAATTTATCGGCGCTGAACCAGTATGCCGATGATGGAAGTGGTACCAATGCCTTTATGAAAATTAAGAATGACCCACGTGTAACTAAATTGGGTAATTTCTTAAGAAGTTCAAGTATTGATGAGATCCCACAGTTATTGAATGTACTGAAAGGGGATATGTCTTTAGTAGGAAACAGGCCTTTGCCTTTATATGAGGCAGAAATGTTAACCTCCAATGAATGGTCAATGCGGTTTTTAGGCCCCTCAGGCCTCACTGGTTTATGGCAGATCAGCAAAAGAGGAAAAGCTGATATGTCTGATACAGAACGTAAAAAACTGGATAACTTTTATGCAAGGAATTATTCGGTATGGTTTGATATGAGTATCATGTTAAAAACCTTCCCTGCCTTGTTCCAGAGAGAAAAAGTATAA
- a CDS encoding DNA alkylation repair protein codes for MSLLKDIYSVSFYNKLADSLIQLNPEFNKKRFIELINVEGFTAMELKQRMHHTTLVIHQFLPAGYPAAIRHLSALIHQLKKQQTGEQMLAYIFLPDYIETYGLEDYETSIPAIESVTQFISCEFAVRPFLAKYGQQMMMQMEKWSLHENHHVRRLASEGSRSRLPWAMAVPGLKKDPSMILPVLENLKTDPSAYVRRSVANSLNDISKDHPEIVIAIAGRWKGLSKETDALIKHGCRGLLKQGHTKILAHYGFESTAIELLDFEILTAVVAIGEHLEFTISVKNTALVPQKIRMEYAVYYKRLNGQASKKVFKISEREFQPAEIAVINRKQSFRIITTRKFYPGAQQLAIILNGRESELKDFELN; via the coding sequence ATGAGCTTATTAAAAGATATATATTCCGTTTCCTTTTATAATAAATTAGCCGACAGCCTGATTCAGCTCAATCCTGAATTCAATAAAAAAAGATTTATTGAACTGATCAATGTGGAGGGGTTCACTGCTATGGAACTTAAGCAGCGGATGCACCATACCACATTGGTCATTCATCAGTTCCTGCCTGCCGGGTATCCAGCAGCAATCCGGCATTTATCCGCTCTGATTCATCAGCTGAAAAAACAGCAAACAGGAGAACAAATGCTGGCTTATATATTTTTGCCGGACTATATTGAAACCTACGGGCTGGAAGATTATGAAACATCCATTCCGGCCATCGAATCGGTTACACAATTTATCAGCTGTGAGTTTGCAGTCAGACCATTTCTGGCTAAATATGGGCAGCAGATGATGATGCAAATGGAAAAATGGTCTTTACATGAAAACCATCATGTCAGAAGACTGGCCAGTGAAGGCAGCAGATCAAGGTTACCCTGGGCAATGGCGGTACCCGGATTAAAAAAAGATCCTTCGATGATCCTCCCTGTTTTGGAAAATCTAAAGACTGATCCTTCAGCGTATGTACGCAGAAGTGTAGCAAATAGCTTAAATGACATTTCTAAAGATCATCCTGAAATTGTGATCGCTATTGCCGGCCGCTGGAAGGGATTGAGTAAAGAAACGGATGCACTCATTAAACATGGCTGCCGCGGTTTACTGAAACAAGGCCATACTAAAATATTAGCACATTATGGATTCGAAAGTACGGCTATCGAATTACTGGATTTTGAAATATTGACCGCAGTTGTCGCTATTGGTGAGCATCTTGAATTTACGATCAGTGTTAAAAATACAGCACTGGTTCCACAGAAAATCCGCATGGAATATGCAGTTTATTATAAAAGGCTGAATGGCCAGGCCTCTAAAAAGGTTTTCAAAATCAGTGAGCGTGAATTTCAGCCTGCAGAAATTGCTGTGATCAATAGAAAACAAAGTTTTAGAATTATTACGACCAGGAAGTTCTATCCCGGCGCACAACAGTTAGCTATTATTCTCAATGGCCGGGAAAGTGAATTAAAAGATTTTGAATTGAATTAG
- a CDS encoding aldo/keto reductase, whose amino-acid sequence MEYRKLGNTELNLSTITHGAFAIGGTMWGGNEKQDSIDAIHASLDHGVTSIDTAPFYGFGLSEELIGEAIKGRDRSKIQLLNKFGLVWDGSNNGKGEFFFDAGADGKSIPVYKYAAKSNIIKEVEEGLKRLGTDYIDLLQLHWPDATTPIDETMEALDQLITQGKIRAAGVSNYSLDQLKEAQKTISLASNQVSYSMLNRAIEKEIVPYTIENNIGIIVYSPLERGLLTGKYFKDARLKSNDHRNGYFGQFDPEKVKALLQTIEPIAESKNATVAQVVLRWTTLQPGVSIVLAGSRNAAQAIDNAKTMDITLSTVELNSLNKAIELVG is encoded by the coding sequence ATGGAATACAGAAAACTAGGAAATACAGAATTAAACTTATCAACGATTACCCATGGTGCTTTTGCAATCGGCGGAACCATGTGGGGTGGAAATGAAAAACAAGATTCAATTGATGCAATTCATGCTTCACTTGACCATGGAGTAACCAGTATCGATACTGCACCGTTTTACGGATTCGGATTAAGTGAGGAACTGATTGGTGAAGCCATTAAAGGAAGAGATCGTTCGAAAATCCAGTTGTTGAATAAATTCGGTTTGGTTTGGGATGGCAGCAATAATGGCAAAGGAGAATTCTTTTTTGATGCAGGAGCAGATGGTAAAAGTATACCCGTTTATAAATATGCGGCTAAAAGTAATATCATTAAAGAAGTAGAGGAAGGATTAAAGCGCCTGGGAACTGATTATATCGACCTTTTACAGTTACACTGGCCCGATGCAACTACTCCGATTGATGAAACCATGGAAGCACTTGATCAATTGATAACACAAGGTAAAATCAGAGCAGCTGGTGTAAGTAATTACAGCCTTGATCAGTTAAAGGAAGCACAAAAAACTATCAGCCTTGCCTCAAACCAAGTTTCTTACAGTATGCTGAACAGGGCAATTGAAAAAGAAATTGTGCCTTATACAATAGAAAATAACATTGGTATCATTGTATACAGTCCGCTGGAAAGAGGTTTGCTGACTGGCAAATATTTCAAAGATGCCAGACTGAAATCAAATGATCACCGTAACGGTTATTTTGGCCAGTTTGATCCTGAAAAAGTAAAAGCACTGCTGCAAACTATTGAGCCTATTGCGGAAAGCAAAAATGCAACGGTTGCACAAGTAGTACTCAGATGGACTACCCTGCAACCAGGCGTAAGCATTGTACTTGCTGGTTCAAGAAATGCTGCCCAGGCCATTGACAACGCAAAAACAATGGATATCACTTTAAGTACTGTTGAATTAAATAGCTTAAATAAAGCAATTGAATTAGTCGGATAA
- a CDS encoding S24 family peptidase, producing MQSLQLELLFIKMDIIKKINEIAVNYFEDNNSKFAAALGTNEANIRNYRSKIVPKVDFIVKLCNDLNISFEWMFNDSGEMNKVKKETGVSLTYPLITETNPTATVAYAVVTAGTYTPGTGNRNNLQHQQGIPLYEMNPAGNLLDFFNQPPNIIDHIYIPKLPKSDGALYILGESMYPVLKSGDIVIYKRINNLSEGIYYGEMYLLSINIDGDDVTILRYVHQSEKGENYIKLISHNTTHAPKDIRIEYVKAMALIKASIRINTMM from the coding sequence ATGCAATCTTTACAGCTGGAACTCCTTTTTATCAAAATGGATATAATTAAAAAGATCAATGAGATAGCTGTGAATTATTTTGAGGATAACAATTCAAAATTCGCCGCCGCCTTAGGAACAAACGAAGCTAACATCAGGAACTACAGGAGTAAAATCGTTCCTAAGGTAGATTTTATTGTGAAGTTATGTAACGATCTTAACATTAGTTTTGAATGGATGTTTAATGACTCAGGAGAAATGAACAAGGTTAAAAAAGAAACTGGTGTTTCTTTAACCTATCCCCTGATTACTGAAACAAATCCAACAGCAACAGTAGCTTACGCAGTTGTAACAGCAGGAACTTATACACCCGGAACAGGAAATAGGAATAACCTGCAACACCAACAGGGAATCCCGCTTTACGAAATGAACCCAGCAGGTAATTTGCTTGACTTTTTTAATCAGCCACCAAATATCATCGATCATATTTATATCCCTAAACTTCCAAAAAGTGATGGCGCACTTTATATTCTTGGAGAAAGCATGTACCCTGTTCTGAAAAGCGGTGATATTGTCATTTATAAAAGGATAAATAACCTGAGCGAAGGAATCTATTATGGCGAAATGTATTTGTTATCAATTAATATCGATGGAGATGATGTGACTATCTTAAGATATGTCCATCAGTCGGAAAAAGGAGAAAATTATATCAAACTAATCAGCCATAATACTACACATGCTCCAAAAGACATCAGAATAGAATATGTTAAAGCGATGGCTCTTATCAAAGCAAGTATCCGTATTAATACCATGATGTAA
- a CDS encoding putative quinol monooxygenase, with protein MSVYLTAIIKSTPGNAEQLKKLLKTLVSGSKSEAACLQYDLHQSEEDPDLFIFHEEWASQEELDLHNVTPHIKKFAADAAPILDGAPILHLTKRVD; from the coding sequence ATGAGTGTTTATCTAACAGCAATAATTAAAAGTACACCAGGAAATGCTGAACAGTTAAAAAAGCTGCTAAAAACTTTGGTTTCAGGATCAAAAAGTGAAGCTGCTTGTCTGCAATATGATTTGCATCAGTCTGAAGAAGATCCGGATTTGTTTATTTTCCATGAAGAATGGGCAAGTCAGGAAGAATTGGATTTACACAATGTAACTCCTCATATTAAAAAATTTGCAGCAGATGCTGCACCAATATTAGATGGCGCACCCATCTTACACCTCACTAAAAGAGTAGATTAA
- a CDS encoding LCP family protein → MRYIFLSLVLFSTISLTVSAQDTTSLTTTAVPANIAGTTVPIPIVKLIKTPAALGISPKTQKRIAAIANPPINLALFAVDRRDKNQEGNSDVIMIITIDQVTKKIKMSSILRDTYVNIEGKGMDKINAAFALGGPQLAIKTINQNFDMDIQDYINVDFFGTAKMIDALGGVEINVKPEEIPYLNNYLKEISIIENIPPVNVNNAGIQVLNGRQTVAYTRIRAVGRGDYERTERQRTVLVALFNKMKGAGPALYPVFMNQILPNMETSLSGMNLFKIGGDILNSKSKIIEQARFPLDSSSKGIRVNNIWYLSADLKVTTAAIHSFIYKGISPAR, encoded by the coding sequence ATGAGATATATCTTTTTAAGCCTGGTTCTGTTCAGCACAATTTCTTTGACAGTTTCAGCACAAGACACGACCAGCTTAACCACCACAGCAGTGCCTGCCAATATTGCCGGAACAACGGTCCCGATTCCCATAGTTAAACTCATCAAAACACCAGCTGCACTAGGCATCTCACCAAAAACACAAAAAAGGATTGCGGCTATTGCCAACCCGCCGATCAATCTGGCGCTTTTCGCAGTAGACAGACGGGATAAAAACCAGGAAGGAAACTCTGATGTGATCATGATTATTACGATTGATCAGGTAACCAAGAAAATTAAAATGTCTTCTATCCTGCGGGATACTTATGTAAATATAGAAGGTAAAGGAATGGATAAAATCAATGCCGCATTTGCTTTAGGAGGGCCTCAGCTAGCTATTAAGACCATTAATCAGAACTTTGATATGGACATCCAGGATTATATCAATGTCGATTTTTTCGGAACGGCTAAAATGATTGACGCACTCGGTGGCGTAGAGATCAATGTTAAACCAGAAGAAATCCCTTACCTGAACAATTATCTGAAAGAGATTTCCATTATTGAAAATATCCCTCCGGTAAATGTAAACAATGCCGGCATTCAAGTATTAAATGGCAGACAAACCGTAGCCTATACCAGGATCAGAGCAGTTGGCCGTGGTGATTATGAAAGAACTGAAAGACAAAGAACTGTCCTGGTCGCGCTGTTTAACAAGATGAAAGGCGCAGGTCCGGCATTATATCCGGTATTTATGAATCAGATTTTACCCAATATGGAAACTAGTCTGTCTGGTATGAACCTATTTAAGATAGGCGGAGATATTCTGAATTCAAAAAGCAAGATTATTGAGCAAGCCAGGTTTCCGCTGGATTCTTCGAGCAAAGGTATAAGAGTCAACAATATCTGGTACTTATCGGCCGACTTGAAAGTTACGACAGCAGCTATTCATAGTTTCATTTATAAGGGCATTAGTCCTGCACGTTAA
- a CDS encoding VOC family protein — translation MAMFKDVKAFSGFSVKEISEAMKFYGEILGLEISQTMGQLVLHIASGGTVFVYAKPNHVPATFTVLNFPVQNLQEAMNELHKKGVEFIIYKEKDFETDDQGVFHGGGPKIAWFKDPSGNILSVLERDSTE, via the coding sequence ATGGCAATGTTTAAAGATGTTAAGGCATTCAGTGGTTTCTCCGTAAAGGAGATATCTGAAGCCATGAAATTTTATGGGGAGATATTAGGACTGGAGATTTCCCAGACCATGGGGCAGTTAGTACTGCATATTGCAAGTGGTGGAACTGTATTCGTTTATGCTAAACCTAATCATGTCCCTGCAACTTTTACGGTTCTTAATTTTCCGGTTCAAAACCTGCAGGAAGCGATGAATGAATTGCATAAAAAGGGAGTCGAATTTATCATTTATAAAGAAAAAGACTTTGAAACTGATGATCAGGGAGTATTCCATGGCGGCGGCCCTAAAATAGCCTGGTTTAAAGATCCATCCGGTAATATCTTATCTGTTTTGGAACGGGACAGTACTGAATAA
- a CDS encoding DinB family protein produces METILLDTDRTFTTLIQAVSSFDEQQLNETPFSGSWTAGQVAQHLILANTGFIEVMQGPVKDADREPGQQLGQIRADFLNFETKMKSPDFILPLPIDYSKQRQLGTLENIKSSLMNLIETMELDKICLTFELPGYGFLTRFEAIYFVNYHSQRHTYQLNNIYHHLSEE; encoded by the coding sequence ATGGAAACAATTCTGTTAGACACAGACCGCACGTTTACTACGCTGATACAGGCCGTCTCTTCATTCGATGAGCAACAGTTAAATGAGACCCCTTTTTCTGGTAGCTGGACAGCCGGACAAGTGGCGCAACATCTTATCCTGGCCAATACAGGGTTCATAGAAGTTATGCAGGGCCCGGTCAAGGATGCCGACCGGGAACCAGGCCAGCAGCTTGGGCAGATCAGGGCCGATTTCCTGAATTTTGAGACTAAAATGAAATCTCCCGATTTTATCTTACCGCTGCCTATCGATTATAGTAAACAAAGGCAACTGGGGACGCTGGAAAATATCAAAAGTAGTTTAATGAATTTGATAGAAACTATGGAACTTGATAAAATATGTCTGACTTTTGAGTTGCCCGGCTATGGTTTTCTAACCCGTTTTGAAGCTATTTATTTTGTGAATTATCACAGTCAGCGGCATACCTATCAATTGAATAACATCTATCATCATTTATCAGAAGAATAG